The Pseudomonas allokribbensis genome has a window encoding:
- a CDS encoding c-type cytochrome, producing the protein MRASRITLLLMLVTALAGCGEDPKPPASTHNAMPKDPALAQIYANSCQLCHANPAANAPLTGDRKAWEPRIQQGADTLLDHAINGYNGMPPMGQCVECSEEQFLQLIGFMADQPLPQ; encoded by the coding sequence ATGCGGGCATCCCGAATCACGTTGCTGCTGATGCTGGTCACTGCGCTGGCCGGCTGCGGCGAAGACCCCAAACCCCCGGCCAGTACTCACAACGCCATGCCCAAAGACCCGGCGCTGGCGCAGATCTACGCCAACAGTTGCCAGCTCTGTCACGCCAATCCTGCCGCCAACGCGCCGCTGACCGGTGACCGCAAGGCCTGGGAACCGCGCATCCAGCAGGGCGCCGACACGCTGCTCGACCACGCCATCAATGGCTACAACGGCATGCCGCCAATGGGCCAGTGCGTGGAGTGCTCGGAAGAACAATTCCTTCAGTTGATCGGCTTCATGGCCGATCAGCCGCTCCCACAATAA
- a CDS encoding D-arabinono-1,4-lactone oxidase, whose product MASNPALGQLMRAPRLIPWRNWSGGQSCLPAARVAPKNLDELTAVIQQAPGKIRPVGSAHSFSALVPTDGTLLSLSYFNGLLDHDPKTLQAEFAAGTPMSRMGTPLKDIGQALQNMADIDYQTLAGAISTSTHGTGKTFQSYSAHVCGMQLVTANGEVLDCDSQRHPEIFNAARVSLGALGVTTKIRLQNRPAYRLRERQWIAKTEELLEDIDKNTRENQHWEMLVVTHSDYALSIALNETTDSPTPPIPPEEEGGNEFVTLIEKIDKYGSDFPNLRSSLLNSLRHLASFDDRVGDSFDIYANVRTVRFNEMEYSVPAEHGPACLREILKLIRDKDLRTWFPIEYRYVKADDIPLSMFEGRDSCSISVHQHYQMDHHNFFAAVEPIFWKYNGRPHWGKLHTLNARTLQTLYPRWQEFIQVRQALDPSGKFLNAHLSSILGVS is encoded by the coding sequence CTGGCCTCCAATCCGGCGCTGGGCCAGTTGATGCGCGCGCCGCGACTGATTCCCTGGCGCAACTGGTCGGGCGGGCAGAGTTGCCTGCCGGCGGCGCGGGTGGCGCCGAAGAATCTGGATGAACTGACGGCGGTGATCCAGCAGGCACCGGGCAAGATTCGCCCGGTCGGCTCGGCGCATTCCTTCAGCGCGTTGGTGCCTACCGACGGCACGCTGTTGTCGCTGAGCTACTTCAACGGTCTGCTCGATCACGACCCGAAAACCCTGCAAGCCGAATTTGCCGCCGGCACGCCGATGTCGCGCATGGGCACGCCGCTCAAAGACATCGGCCAAGCCCTGCAAAACATGGCCGACATCGACTATCAGACCCTCGCCGGGGCCATTTCCACCTCGACTCATGGCACCGGCAAAACCTTCCAGTCCTACTCGGCCCACGTCTGCGGGATGCAACTGGTGACCGCCAACGGCGAAGTGCTGGACTGCGACAGCCAGCGACATCCCGAAATATTCAATGCCGCCCGGGTATCCCTCGGCGCGCTGGGCGTAACCACCAAAATCCGCCTGCAAAACCGCCCGGCCTATCGCCTGCGCGAACGCCAGTGGATCGCCAAGACCGAAGAACTGCTGGAAGACATCGACAAGAACACCCGCGAAAACCAGCACTGGGAAATGCTCGTCGTCACTCATTCCGACTACGCCTTGTCGATCGCCCTCAACGAAACCACCGACTCGCCCACGCCGCCGATCCCGCCTGAAGAGGAGGGCGGCAACGAGTTCGTGACGCTGATCGAGAAGATCGACAAGTACGGCAGCGACTTCCCGAACCTGCGCAGTTCGCTGCTCAACAGCCTGCGGCATCTGGCGAGTTTCGATGACCGGGTTGGCGACTCGTTCGACATCTACGCCAACGTGCGCACGGTGCGTTTCAACGAAATGGAATATTCGGTGCCGGCCGAACATGGCCCGGCGTGCCTGCGCGAGATTCTCAAGCTGATCCGCGACAAGGACCTGCGCACCTGGTTTCCCATCGAGTACCGCTACGTGAAGGCCGACGACATTCCGCTGAGCATGTTCGAGGGCCGCGACAGCTGTTCGATCTCGGTCCACCAGCATTACCAGATGGACCATCACAACTTCTTCGCCGCCGTCGAGCCGATCTTCTGGAAGTACAACGGCCGCCCGCACTGGGGCAAGTTGCATACACTCAATGCCCGCACGTTGCAAACGCTCTATCCGCGCTGGCAGGAGTTTATTCAGGTGCGTCAGGCGCTGGACCCGAGTGGCAAGTTCCTCAATGCGCATCTGTCGTCAATTCTGGGGGTGAGCTGA
- a CDS encoding DSD1 family PLP-dependent enzyme, which yields MRPGDRGGPYSEYFRALNNELKAKGPMRPVLLIDLDRLDHNIDVVMRSVKRTGKHLRLVEKSLPSPGLLSYIAQRAGTQRLMSFHQPFLNHDAQVYPQSDILLGKPLPVRSAELFYQTHKGPFDPAKQLQWLIDNPERLQQYLALAQGLGTRMRINIELDVGLHRGGVSDMNVLGQMLALIAANPQHLEFAGFMGYDPFVGMGVPGMLGSPEELFAKVMVIYQRCVDFTRQQYLALWHDGLCLNTAGSPSYRMHENENLSSEVSVGTAMLKPTHYDLPSLVEHEPAAYIATPVLKSTGAVNIPALDDKSKLFSWWDTNQRQTFFIYGGNWMAEFESPPGLQSNGVYGRSSNQEMVNGSNAVGLTVEDQVFLRPTQTEAVLLQFGDLLAVRGGKIVDTWPVYT from the coding sequence CTGCGGCCGGGGGATCGCGGCGGGCCCTACAGCGAATATTTCCGGGCGCTGAACAATGAGCTCAAGGCAAAAGGCCCGATGCGCCCGGTGTTGCTGATCGATCTGGATCGGCTGGATCACAACATCGATGTGGTGATGCGCTCGGTCAAACGCACCGGCAAACACCTGCGGTTGGTGGAGAAGTCGTTGCCGTCGCCGGGGCTGCTCAGCTACATCGCTCAAAGGGCAGGGACGCAGCGACTGATGTCGTTTCATCAGCCGTTTCTCAATCACGATGCACAGGTTTACCCGCAGTCCGACATTCTGCTCGGCAAGCCCTTGCCGGTGCGCTCGGCGGAGCTGTTCTACCAGACCCACAAAGGCCCGTTCGACCCGGCGAAGCAACTGCAATGGCTGATCGACAACCCCGAACGCCTGCAGCAATACCTCGCGCTGGCCCAGGGTTTGGGTACGCGGATGCGGATCAACATCGAGCTGGACGTCGGCCTGCACCGTGGCGGCGTCAGTGACATGAACGTGCTCGGGCAGATGCTCGCGCTGATCGCTGCCAACCCGCAGCATCTGGAGTTCGCCGGGTTCATGGGCTACGACCCGTTCGTGGGCATGGGCGTGCCGGGGATGCTCGGTTCGCCCGAAGAGCTGTTCGCCAAGGTGATGGTGATTTATCAGCGCTGCGTCGACTTTACCCGGCAGCAATATCTGGCGCTGTGGCATGACGGCTTGTGCCTGAACACCGCCGGCAGTCCGAGTTACCGCATGCACGAAAACGAAAATCTCAGCAGCGAGGTGTCGGTGGGGACGGCGATGCTCAAGCCGACTCATTACGACTTACCGTCGTTGGTCGAACACGAGCCTGCCGCGTACATCGCCACACCGGTGTTGAAAAGCACGGGGGCGGTGAACATTCCGGCGCTGGACGACAAGTCGAAGCTTTTTTCGTGGTGGGACACCAACCAGCGCCAGACCTTCTTCATCTACGGCGGCAACTGGATGGCCGAGTTCGAATCGCCACCGGGGCTTCAAAGCAATGGTGTTTATGGGCGCAGTTCGAATCAGGAGATGGTCAATGGTTCGAATGCCGTGGGGCTGACGGTGGAGGATCAGGTGTTCCTGCGACCGACCCAGACTGAGGCGGTGTTGCTGCAGTTTGGTGATTTGCTGGCGGTGCGCGGCGGCAAGATTGTCGATACTTGGCCGGTGTATACCTGA
- a CDS encoding bacteriocin immunity protein has product MSDSFIKASISDYTEDEFIRLLQRIQGNEESEENENSLVHHFNTICEHPAGSDLIFYPDDGADDSAQGITRTLKEWRISQGLPGFKPD; this is encoded by the coding sequence GTGAGTGACTCGTTCATCAAAGCCAGCATTTCTGATTACACAGAAGACGAGTTCATCCGCTTGCTACAACGCATCCAGGGGAACGAAGAAAGCGAAGAGAACGAAAACTCGCTCGTGCACCACTTCAATACGATCTGCGAGCACCCTGCTGGCTCCGATCTGATTTTCTACCCGGATGACGGTGCAGATGATTCTGCACAGGGAATCACAAGAACCCTGAAAGAATGGCGCATATCCCAAGGTCTGCCGGGATTCAAACCCGACTAG
- a CDS encoding bacteriocin immunity protein encodes MKNISDVTEAEFIDIIQQIIAINRSDSDEVLGDMLAKFRMLAAHPEGTDLIFYPEPGRDSSPEGIARTVKQWRSDRGLQGFKQK; translated from the coding sequence ATGAAAAACATTTCGGACGTCACCGAAGCCGAGTTCATTGACATCATCCAACAGATTATCGCGATCAATAGATCTGATTCTGATGAGGTGCTAGGCGATATGCTGGCGAAATTCAGAATGCTTGCGGCCCACCCTGAAGGTACTGACCTGATCTTTTATCCGGAACCGGGTCGGGACAGTTCCCCGGAAGGAATTGCACGCACAGTGAAACAATGGCGTAGTGACCGAGGCTTGCAGGGGTTCAAGCAAAAGTGA
- a CDS encoding bacteriocin immunity protein translates to MRDTLSDYTRQELKELIVSIEEAETEDELGSLVDHFNKIVPHPAGSDLLFYPEAGADESPDGIVRTIDAYCVLNGMHRFKDS, encoded by the coding sequence ATGAGGGACACTCTGAGCGACTACACCAGGCAGGAACTCAAGGAGTTGATTGTTTCTATTGAGGAGGCTGAAACAGAGGACGAGCTAGGCTCTTTAGTAGACCACTTCAACAAAATCGTGCCACACCCGGCCGGAAGTGATTTGCTGTTTTATCCGGAAGCCGGTGCCGATGAGTCTCCCGATGGCATAGTGCGAACGATCGATGCTTATTGCGTGCTAAATGGTATGCACCGATTCAAAGATTCATGA
- a CDS encoding bacteriocin immunity protein: protein MKDPFIKNNISEYTEREFVSFLEEIFKEDQAPSDTRADLLVRHFNKIVGHPEKMNLIYRPLPEADDSAEGITRTIKEWRISQGLPGFKQE, encoded by the coding sequence ATGAAGGATCCCTTTATCAAAAACAACATTTCTGAATACACGGAGCGCGAGTTCGTTAGTTTTCTGGAAGAAATATTCAAGGAGGACCAGGCGCCTTCTGATACCCGCGCCGACTTGCTGGTTCGCCACTTCAACAAGATCGTCGGGCATCCGGAGAAGATGAACCTGATCTATCGTCCGCTGCCCGAGGCCGATGACTCAGCGGAAGGAATAACCCGAACCATAAAAGAATGGCGCATATCCCAAGGCCTGCCGGGATTCAAGCAAGAATGA
- a CDS encoding S-type pyocin domain-containing protein yields the protein MARDNDIPQVWEDRGGNGGAGHGRLVPRDMTSTEFAEFKAREATYDAMIARQQAYEDRHLRQVEQRPQAPGRGCVFAKSCNLPDGVIDHKNPAGFIPTERLAEYGQWAVLGSQVPISAEGVPLKWAAGSGSGRALAQRLGGSLGLSLLSGASTVGTLALLIPNTDTSSDSAFYTTEQYALLASGRTRVRFSAKTLPDGSISAYGFYTGGKKDWEFVPVIKAQREGEHFVADLGHGIGLIWTPAANPDDAPPIPALEGAPPLPTIWVYPPGEKTDRILVNPQHPPDYHDAIVWFPADAGLAPIYVVLSTRYEPGVVTGVGEDVEGRWLDTARSGLGAPIPTNMASQLRGRRFSSFDAFRRAFWTAVSKRPELSSQFSRRDLDRMRAGKAPRVDISDVAGSRISHEIHHVELISEGGPVYDVDNMRVNTPRNHIDVHQN from the coding sequence ATGGCGCGGGACAACGACATTCCTCAGGTCTGGGAAGACCGGGGCGGCAATGGCGGCGCCGGACACGGCAGGCTTGTCCCACGGGACATGACGTCGACCGAGTTCGCCGAATTCAAAGCCCGAGAAGCGACCTACGACGCAATGATCGCCCGCCAGCAGGCGTATGAAGATCGGCACTTGCGCCAGGTCGAGCAGCGTCCGCAAGCGCCCGGCCGGGGTTGTGTGTTCGCCAAAAGCTGCAACCTTCCGGACGGCGTGATAGATCACAAAAATCCGGCCGGTTTCATCCCGACCGAACGCTTGGCCGAGTACGGTCAGTGGGCCGTTCTCGGCAGTCAGGTACCGATCAGCGCTGAAGGCGTGCCATTGAAATGGGCGGCAGGCTCCGGAAGCGGTCGGGCGCTGGCCCAGCGGCTCGGCGGTTCGCTCGGGCTCAGCCTGTTGAGTGGCGCCAGTACCGTCGGCACGCTGGCGTTGTTGATCCCCAACACGGATACCTCGTCCGACAGCGCTTTTTACACAACCGAACAATACGCACTACTCGCCAGCGGCCGCACCCGTGTGCGCTTCAGTGCCAAGACACTGCCCGACGGCTCAATCAGCGCCTACGGCTTCTACACGGGAGGCAAGAAAGACTGGGAGTTCGTCCCGGTCATCAAGGCGCAACGAGAAGGCGAACACTTCGTCGCCGACCTCGGCCACGGCATCGGCCTGATCTGGACACCTGCCGCCAATCCCGACGACGCGCCACCCATCCCAGCCTTGGAAGGCGCTCCGCCGCTGCCGACGATCTGGGTCTATCCGCCGGGCGAGAAGACTGACCGCATCCTCGTCAATCCGCAGCATCCGCCGGATTATCACGACGCAATCGTCTGGTTTCCGGCGGATGCGGGGCTGGCACCGATTTATGTGGTGCTCAGCACGCGGTATGAGCCGGGGGTTGTGACGGGGGTGGGTGAGGATGTGGAGGGACGATGGCTCGACACTGCCCGTTCCGGACTCGGAGCGCCAATTCCAACCAATATGGCCAGTCAATTAAGAGGACGTCGTTTCTCCAGCTTCGATGCATTCCGACGAGCGTTCTGGACCGCCGTATCGAAAAGGCCGGAATTGAGTTCCCAGTTTTCGCGCAGGGATCTGGATCGTATGCGAGCAGGAAAAGCCCCGCGTGTCGATATTTCGGATGTGGCAGGCTCAAGGATCTCGCATGAGATACATCACGTGGAGCTGATTTCAGAGGGTGGTCCGGTTTACGACGTCGATAACATGCGAGTTAACACACCTCGAAACCACATTGACGTACATCAGAATTAA
- a CDS encoding transposase, with amino-acid sequence MERYSKVGMQELDQRLSKIVEAARKKPVSVYRYGAPWVWIVSQDDWQGALKEVSSYIPPGHSLVLLRPQIDDLFDAHSDLLHDLNAQPGMLIPAQTVMHILLLQLLYSVPSEQQLYEQLNYNLLFRWFVGLGLNQKVWSFNVLSRDIAMLLNEPRAVQLIQKIIGEVFCGALLQMPEFSLNFALLHTWLGKHTGACTSAIKNASN; translated from the coding sequence ATGGAACGCTACTCGAAAGTGGGCATGCAGGAACTCGATCAACGCCTGTCGAAGATCGTCGAAGCCGCGCGCAAGAAGCCGGTTTCGGTGTATCGCTACGGCGCGCCGTGGGTCTGGATCGTGTCGCAGGATGACTGGCAGGGCGCCTTGAAAGAGGTCTCCAGCTACATTCCGCCGGGGCATTCGCTGGTGCTGCTGCGCCCGCAGATCGATGACCTGTTCGACGCTCACAGCGATCTCCTGCACGACCTCAACGCCCAGCCCGGCATGCTGATCCCGGCGCAAACGGTCATGCACATCCTGCTCCTGCAACTGCTGTATTCGGTGCCCAGCGAGCAGCAGCTCTACGAACAGCTCAATTACAACCTGCTGTTCCGCTGGTTCGTCGGCCTGGGCCTGAATCAGAAAGTCTGGAGCTTCAACGTCCTCAGTCGCGACATCGCCATGCTGCTCAACGAGCCGCGTGCGGTGCAGCTCATCCAGAAAATCATCGGTGAAGTGTTCTGCGGCGCGCTGCTGCAAATGCCCGAGTTCTCCTTGAACTTCGCGCTGCTGCACACCTGGCTGGGCAAACACACCGGGGCCTGCACTTCAGCAATCAAGAACGCCAGTAACTGA
- a CDS encoding ShlB/FhaC/HecB family hemolysin secretion/activation protein — protein MDQIFTSRLALWGWLLVTAGAQPAFAEEAENTAAQRLVDVNEYFVRGNTVLDARAIEEAVYPFLGPQKALSDIEGARDALQKVYQERGYQSVFVELPEQAVADGIVYLQVSETKVGRVRVVGAKHYSPLDIRDNVPALKEGEVPDFAKVQGELAQLNKTPGRQVMPLVREGQRPGTMDVDLQVEDQNPWTASVGLNNDYSADTEKLRAVTSLGYNNLWQLGHSINLTYFTAPQDTDNAKVWSGSYTAPLTERWSVQFSGYQSDSNVATIGGSNVLGKGHSYGVSAIYTIPSSGNWSNSLSAGIDFKDFDERLTLSGESDKVPLKYAPFTFAYNGYRYTEKSQLGLGLSLVAATRSIFGYGSSDEEFDYKRYRANPSFAVLKGDTNFTWTFDSDWQSASKAAFQLASGPLVSNEQFSAGGATSVRGYLAAERTGDDGVLLSQEVRTPSLAKYAGTWIQDWRFYAFAEGAQLYLRDELPDQDASYALASVGLGTRASLSKWLSGSVDWGYPLLEGPNTSKQESRLHFNLQATF, from the coding sequence GTGGATCAGATTTTCACGTCACGGCTGGCGCTGTGGGGCTGGCTGCTGGTGACGGCCGGCGCGCAGCCGGCGTTCGCCGAGGAGGCCGAAAACACAGCGGCGCAGCGTCTGGTGGACGTCAACGAATACTTCGTGCGCGGCAACACCGTGCTCGATGCGCGGGCGATCGAAGAAGCGGTGTATCCGTTTCTCGGCCCGCAAAAAGCCTTGAGCGACATCGAAGGCGCGCGGGACGCCTTGCAGAAGGTCTATCAGGAACGCGGCTATCAATCGGTGTTCGTTGAACTGCCGGAGCAAGCGGTGGCCGACGGCATCGTCTACCTGCAAGTCAGCGAAACCAAGGTCGGCCGGGTGCGGGTGGTCGGCGCCAAACACTATTCGCCGCTGGATATTCGCGACAACGTCCCGGCTCTCAAAGAAGGCGAAGTGCCGGACTTCGCCAAGGTCCAGGGCGAACTGGCGCAACTCAACAAGACCCCGGGCCGCCAGGTGATGCCGCTGGTTCGCGAAGGCCAGCGCCCCGGCACCATGGACGTGGACCTGCAAGTCGAAGACCAGAACCCGTGGACCGCCAGCGTGGGGCTGAACAACGACTACAGCGCCGATACCGAAAAACTCCGCGCCGTCACCAGCCTCGGCTACAACAACCTCTGGCAACTCGGCCACAGCATCAACCTGACTTACTTCACCGCGCCGCAGGACACCGACAACGCCAAGGTCTGGTCGGGCTCGTACACCGCGCCGCTGACCGAGCGCTGGAGCGTGCAGTTCTCCGGTTACCAGTCCGACAGCAACGTCGCCACCATCGGCGGCAGCAACGTGCTCGGCAAGGGCCATTCCTACGGCGTATCGGCGATCTACACGATCCCGTCCAGCGGCAACTGGTCGAACTCTCTGTCGGCCGGCATCGACTTCAAGGACTTCGACGAACGCCTGACCCTGTCCGGCGAAAGCGACAAGGTGCCGCTGAAATACGCGCCGTTCACCTTCGCCTACAACGGCTATCGCTACACCGAAAAGAGCCAGCTCGGCCTCGGCCTGAGCCTGGTCGCGGCCACCCGCAGCATTTTCGGCTACGGCAGCTCCGACGAAGAGTTCGACTACAAACGCTACCGCGCCAACCCGAGTTTCGCCGTGCTCAAGGGCGACACCAACTTCACCTGGACCTTCGACAGCGACTGGCAGAGCGCAAGCAAAGCCGCGTTCCAGCTGGCGTCGGGGCCACTGGTTTCCAACGAACAATTCTCTGCCGGCGGCGCGACCTCGGTACGCGGTTATCTGGCCGCCGAGCGCACCGGTGATGACGGCGTGCTGCTCAGTCAGGAAGTCCGCACGCCGTCGCTGGCCAAGTACGCCGGCACCTGGATACAGGACTGGCGCTTCTACGCCTTCGCCGAAGGCGCGCAACTGTACCTGCGCGACGAACTGCCGGACCAGGACGCCAGTTACGCCCTGGCCAGCGTCGGCCTCGGCACCCGCGCCAGCCTGAGCAAATGGCTGTCCGGCAGCGTCGACTGGGGCTACCCGCTACTCGAAGGGCCGAACACCTCGAAACAGGAATCGCGCCTGCACTTCAACCTTCAGGCCACTTTCTAA
- a CDS encoding DUF2341 domain-containing protein — protein sequence MQRLFLSLLICLGFVLPATAQAWWQDDWHYRKQIAVDTTPQGAGINQALGRTALLVRLHTGNFTFDGVKEDGSDLRFVAADDKTVLNHQIESFDALMGMALIWVDVPNVEGGQRQDIWMYYGNQKAPATGNGQLTFDPNYTALYHFEGATGTPAKDTTAYGNTAQSATGAAIDGVVGRALQFSGQPLLLPASPSLQHNAGSAFTFSAWLRLDQANGEQLILARREGANSLLVGVNQGVPFVEIDGQRAVATQPLNPGQWQHVALTAEGAKVTLYINGREGAALAQAMPAFNSVMAIGADLSPSAFQPFVGAIDELRLSKVARPAPLLLADATSQGAESKLVAYGVDEEQSGYGFGSLGFLLNAVPVDAWVIIAVLVLMMFQSWIIMLRKNRTLSRVTAANEDFRVQFAKVGTRLEMFADDTQLAQRLQHSPLWRLYQVAVKEIRTRREQGADTSSVSAATIEAIRCSMDGVRTRENQQLSSKLSTLSNAIAGGPYIGLLGTVLGIMVVFLGTAMAGDVNINAIAPGMAAALLATAMGLFVAIPALFGYNRLITRNKEVSADMRVFVDEFITRLAEMHGEGQSSEAAHQRGHHANHSVPA from the coding sequence ATGCAGCGCCTCTTCCTTTCGTTGTTGATCTGCCTGGGCTTCGTGCTCCCGGCCACGGCTCAGGCCTGGTGGCAGGACGACTGGCATTACCGCAAACAGATCGCTGTCGACACCACGCCGCAGGGCGCCGGGATCAATCAGGCCCTCGGCCGCACCGCGCTGCTGGTGCGTCTGCACACCGGCAACTTCACGTTTGATGGCGTGAAAGAGGACGGCTCGGACCTGCGCTTCGTCGCGGCCGATGACAAGACCGTGCTCAACCACCAGATCGAAAGCTTCGATGCGCTGATGGGCATGGCGCTGATCTGGGTCGATGTGCCGAATGTCGAGGGCGGTCAGCGCCAGGACATCTGGATGTACTACGGCAACCAGAAGGCGCCGGCGACCGGCAACGGTCAGCTCACATTCGATCCGAATTACACCGCGCTCTATCACTTCGAAGGCGCCACCGGCACCCCGGCGAAAGACACCACCGCTTACGGCAACACCGCGCAGAGCGCGACCGGCGCCGCCATTGATGGCGTAGTAGGGCGGGCCTTGCAGTTCAGCGGTCAGCCGTTGCTGCTGCCGGCCAGTCCGTCGCTGCAACATAACGCTGGCAGCGCCTTCACTTTCAGTGCCTGGCTGCGACTGGATCAGGCCAACGGTGAGCAACTGATTCTGGCCCGCCGCGAAGGCGCCAACAGCCTGCTGGTCGGTGTGAATCAGGGCGTGCCGTTCGTGGAAATCGACGGCCAGCGCGCTGTGGCCACACAACCGTTGAATCCGGGCCAATGGCAGCACGTTGCGCTGACCGCCGAAGGCGCGAAAGTGACGCTGTACATCAACGGTCGCGAAGGCGCGGCATTGGCCCAGGCGATGCCGGCGTTCAATTCGGTCATGGCCATTGGTGCTGATCTTTCCCCGAGTGCGTTCCAGCCGTTCGTGGGCGCCATCGATGAGCTGCGCCTGTCGAAAGTTGCCCGTCCGGCGCCGCTGTTGCTGGCCGACGCCACTTCCCAAGGCGCCGAGTCGAAACTGGTTGCTTACGGCGTCGATGAAGAACAGTCCGGCTACGGTTTCGGCAGCCTCGGCTTCCTGCTCAACGCCGTGCCGGTCGATGCCTGGGTGATCATCGCGGTGCTGGTGCTGATGATGTTCCAGTCGTGGATCATCATGCTGCGCAAGAACCGCACCCTCAGCCGAGTGACTGCGGCCAACGAAGACTTCCGCGTGCAATTCGCCAAGGTTGGCACTCGCCTGGAAATGTTCGCCGACGACACGCAACTCGCCCAGCGTCTGCAGCACTCGCCGCTGTGGCGCCTGTATCAGGTGGCGGTGAAAGAGATCCGTACCCGCCGCGAACAGGGCGCCGATACTTCGTCGGTTTCGGCGGCGACCATCGAAGCCATCCGCTGCTCCATGGACGGTGTACGTACCCGGGAAAACCAGCAGCTGAGTTCGAAACTCTCGACCCTGTCCAACGCCATCGCCGGCGGCCCCTACATCGGTCTGCTCGGCACCGTGCTGGGGATCATGGTGGTGTTCCTCGGCACGGCCATGGCCGGCGACGTCAACATCAACGCCATCGCCCCGGGTATGGCCGCAGCCTTGCTGGCCACCGCCATGGGCCTGTTCGTCGCGATCCCGGCGCTGTTTGGCTACAACCGCCTGATCACCCGCAACAAGGAAGTCAGCGCCGACATGCGCGTGTTCGTCGACGAGTTCATCACCCGTCTGGCGGAGATGCACGGCGAAGGCCAGTCCAGTGAAGCGGCGCATCAGCGCGGTCATCACGCCAACCATTCCGTACCGGCCTGA
- a CDS encoding ExbD/TolR family protein: MASVNASHDDDEDAAVDSINITPLVDVLMVVLVMFILTATAQVSGIQINLPKASAAVSLSEAKTKAISVNDGGQVFLDAYPVTLPELEERLRIEKAQNPDFPVIVRGDATVQYQKVIEVLDLLRRLELSQVGLVTGKPSQG, encoded by the coding sequence ATGGCGTCCGTAAATGCCTCCCACGACGATGACGAAGATGCCGCAGTGGACAGCATCAACATCACGCCACTGGTGGACGTGCTGATGGTGGTGCTGGTGATGTTCATCCTCACCGCCACCGCGCAGGTCTCCGGGATCCAGATCAACTTGCCCAAGGCCAGCGCCGCTGTGTCGCTGTCCGAAGCCAAGACCAAGGCGATTTCGGTCAACGACGGCGGCCAGGTGTTCCTCGACGCCTACCCGGTGACCTTGCCTGAGCTGGAAGAGCGCCTGCGCATCGAGAAGGCACAGAACCCGGACTTTCCGGTGATCGTGCGCGGTGACGCTACGGTGCAGTACCAGAAGGTCATCGAAGTGCTGGATCTGCTGCGCCGGCTCGAACTGTCCCAGGTCGGTCTCGTCACCGGCAAACCGAGTCAGGGCTGA
- a CDS encoding energy transducer TonB family protein produces the protein MTAQLPIEPLPVKPSPLRYAKWGAGLVLAALAAWFLWQWANDMSGIRREAPKVPTIIPLPPPPPPPPEKPPEPETPVEEKVVEPEPTPEPQEVKPEEEAPPSPADDLANPMQMDGDAQSGNDAFNIGAGKGGGMAGAGGGRVGNGTYSQFLAFTFQKLLRENPDLRNLAFSLQADVWLSSVGEITRVELIKSSGNPEIDSQVLAALRNAPHLSERPPASITLPVRMSLQGRRPG, from the coding sequence ATGACCGCACAACTTCCGATCGAACCGCTGCCGGTGAAGCCGTCGCCCTTGCGCTATGCGAAGTGGGGCGCCGGGCTGGTTCTCGCCGCACTCGCCGCGTGGTTCCTGTGGCAGTGGGCCAACGACATGAGCGGCATCCGCCGCGAAGCGCCGAAAGTGCCGACGATCATCCCGTTGCCGCCACCGCCACCTCCGCCGCCGGAAAAACCGCCGGAGCCGGAAACCCCGGTGGAAGAAAAAGTCGTCGAGCCGGAACCGACGCCCGAACCGCAAGAGGTCAAGCCCGAGGAAGAAGCGCCACCATCGCCGGCAGACGACCTGGCCAACCCGATGCAAATGGACGGCGACGCCCAGAGCGGTAACGACGCCTTCAACATCGGTGCGGGCAAGGGCGGCGGCATGGCGGGTGCCGGTGGTGGGCGCGTAGGCAATGGCACCTACAGCCAGTTCCTCGCGTTCACCTTCCAGAAGCTGCTGCGCGAGAACCCCGACCTGCGCAACCTCGCGTTTTCGCTGCAGGCCGATGTGTGGCTGAGCAGCGTCGGCGAGATCACCCGGGTCGAGCTGATCAAGTCCAGCGGCAACCCCGAGATCGACAGTCAGGTGCTGGCGGCCTTGCGTAACGCGCCGCATCTGAGCGAACGGCCGCCGGCCTCCATCACCTTGCCTGTGCGCATGTCCCTGCAAGGGCGGCGTCCGGGTTAA